In Aquiflexum balticum DSM 16537, a single genomic region encodes these proteins:
- a CDS encoding TRAP transporter substrate-binding protein, with the protein MTKYRILIFLITVFLFSTCTGPGGVRQIKLGHGLGVTHPVHEAMVFMAKLVDEKSKGQMQIRIYPNQQLGTERELVELLQIGSLGMTKVSSATLESFAPKIQVLSMPYLFRDDEHRDKVLKGEIGKQLLSESEEFWLKGLVYYDAGKRSFYTKTKSVESPEDLKGLKVRTLESNMAINMIKSFGSSPTPVSYGELYTALQQGIVDGAENNPPSLYTSRHYEVCKFYSINEHTAVPDVVIVSTKVWNKLDDQEKQWIQEAADESAVYQYKLWAESVEESLREMEKAGVIITYPDQTPFREAVESLYETIKLTQPEMYEMVERIRRVE; encoded by the coding sequence ATGACTAAATACCGAATACTGATCTTTCTTATTACCGTTTTTCTCTTTTCTACCTGTACAGGTCCGGGAGGGGTGAGGCAAATCAAATTGGGACATGGGCTTGGGGTCACTCACCCTGTACATGAAGCCATGGTATTTATGGCAAAATTGGTTGATGAAAAATCAAAAGGCCAAATGCAAATCCGAATTTATCCCAATCAACAATTAGGCACAGAGCGGGAATTGGTGGAATTGCTGCAGATCGGTAGTTTGGGAATGACCAAAGTTTCATCTGCCACATTGGAAAGTTTTGCTCCCAAAATCCAGGTCTTATCCATGCCCTATCTGTTCAGAGATGATGAACATAGAGATAAAGTTCTGAAAGGTGAGATTGGAAAACAATTGCTTTCGGAAAGTGAAGAATTTTGGTTAAAGGGTTTGGTATACTACGATGCCGGAAAAAGAAGCTTTTATACCAAAACCAAATCAGTAGAAAGCCCAGAAGATTTGAAAGGACTGAAAGTCAGAACCTTGGAAAGCAATATGGCCATTAATATGATCAAGAGTTTTGGCAGTTCTCCGACGCCTGTTTCTTATGGAGAACTTTATACAGCATTGCAGCAGGGTATTGTGGATGGCGCTGAAAACAATCCGCCGAGTTTATATACCTCCAGACATTATGAGGTTTGTAAGTTTTATTCCATCAATGAACATACCGCTGTACCTGATGTAGTCATAGTAAGCACCAAGGTGTGGAATAAGTTGGATGATCAGGAAAAACAATGGATCCAAGAAGCGGCCGATGAGTCCGCTGTTTACCAATATAAATTGTGGGCAGAATCGGTGGAAGAATCCCTGAGGGAAATGGAAAAAGCAGGTGTAATTATTACCTATCCCGATCAGACCCCTTTCAGAGAAGCAGTAGAATCTCTGTATGAAACCATTAAGCTTACCCAACCTGAAATGTATGAAATGGTGGAGCGGATCAGGAGGGTGGAGTAG
- a CDS encoding beta/alpha barrel domain-containing protein, with protein MSLTQDEILLKMAETGMIPVFNHKDIDVAKKVLDTSYEAGVRVFEFTNRESNALEVFRNLRIYADKYPDLLLGIGTIFTREEARRFYHAEADFVVSPALIPDVAAYCTMKGKFWIPGCATLTEVYQAKSLGARLVKAFPGNLLGAGFVKAVLSVMPEMKIMPTGGVEPTEENLSAWFKSGVHCVGMGSQLFDKKAIEEGDFNGLANNIKRALDIIQKIK; from the coding sequence ATGTCATTAACACAGGATGAAATATTATTAAAAATGGCTGAAACGGGAATGATTCCTGTGTTTAACCATAAAGATATAGATGTCGCCAAAAAAGTTTTGGATACTTCTTATGAAGCGGGAGTCAGGGTATTTGAATTTACAAACAGGGAGTCTAATGCTTTGGAGGTTTTTAGAAATCTTAGAATTTATGCTGATAAATATCCTGATTTACTTTTAGGTATAGGTACGATTTTCACAAGGGAGGAAGCAAGGAGATTTTATCATGCGGAAGCTGATTTTGTAGTTTCTCCTGCTTTGATTCCTGATGTTGCAGCATATTGCACCATGAAGGGTAAATTCTGGATTCCAGGCTGTGCCACTTTGACTGAGGTATATCAGGCCAAATCTTTGGGAGCAAGATTGGTAAAAGCATTTCCGGGAAACCTGTTAGGCGCGGGCTTTGTCAAGGCAGTTTTATCAGTAATGCCCGAAATGAAAATCATGCCAACTGGAGGAGTAGAACCTACTGAAGAAAACCTTTCGGCCTGGTTCAAATCTGGAGTACATTGTGTGGGAATGGGCTCTCAATTATTTGACAAAAAAGCCATTGAAGAAGGAGATTTCAATGGTTTGGCAAACAATATCAAAAGAGCTTTGGATATCATACAAAAAATAAAATAA
- a CDS encoding sugar kinase — MNKKVITLGDVMMRLSTPGNERFLQASTYQVVFGGAEANVAVSLAQFGLDAAHVTAFPSNDLGKAATAYLRQTGVDTSHIYFQEGRLGLYFLENGSMQRASKIIYDRFDSAFANFSGEEIDWDKVFEGADWFHWTGITPALSQKAADLCLAALKAANEKGLMVSGDINYRRNLWQYGKGPLEVMPELIRYTHVIVAGLSDFENCMDIEAKDFLDACHEAKKDFPQIKYITKTKRESISANHNTLRGSLWNGVEVFKSNTYEMTQIVDRVGGGDAYIAGLIYGLLHYPDELALEFATAASVLKHSIPGDANLVTVDEVNALVKGDNVGKLLR; from the coding sequence ATGAACAAAAAAGTCATCACATTGGGAGACGTCATGATGCGTCTCAGTACTCCAGGAAATGAACGCTTCCTTCAGGCCAGTACTTACCAAGTAGTATTTGGTGGTGCTGAAGCCAATGTGGCTGTATCACTAGCACAATTCGGATTGGATGCTGCGCATGTCACTGCATTTCCTTCCAATGATTTGGGTAAAGCAGCTACAGCATATCTGAGGCAGACTGGTGTGGACACTTCCCATATTTATTTTCAGGAAGGAAGATTAGGTTTATATTTTTTGGAAAATGGATCCATGCAAAGGGCCTCAAAAATCATATATGACAGGTTTGATTCTGCATTTGCAAATTTTTCGGGGGAAGAGATAGATTGGGATAAGGTATTTGAGGGAGCTGATTGGTTTCATTGGACAGGGATTACTCCGGCCCTTTCCCAGAAAGCAGCCGACCTTTGCCTTGCCGCTTTGAAAGCAGCCAATGAAAAAGGGTTGATGGTAAGTGGAGATATTAATTATAGAAGAAATTTGTGGCAATACGGTAAAGGTCCTTTGGAGGTAATGCCCGAACTGATCAGATATACGCATGTGATAGTGGCGGGACTATCTGATTTTGAAAATTGTATGGATATTGAGGCCAAAGATTTTCTGGATGCTTGTCATGAGGCCAAGAAAGATTTTCCACAGATTAAATATATTACCAAAACCAAAAGAGAATCCATTTCGGCTAACCACAATACACTCAGGGGTTCCTTATGGAACGGGGTTGAGGTCTTTAAATCCAACACCTACGAAATGACTCAGATTGTGGATAGAGTAGGAGGTGGGGATGCTTATATCGCGGGGTTGATTTATGGATTGCTTCATTATCCGGATGAGTTGGCTTTGGAATTTGCGACAGCGGCTTCTGTCTTGAAGCATTCTATTCCGGGAGACGCTAATTTGGTTACAGTCGATGAAGTCAATGCCCTGGTCAAAGGGGATAATGTCGGTAAATTATTGAGGTGA
- a CDS encoding UxaA family hydrolase, which translates to MNHRFLQIHPKDNVLVALTDLKAGESILFDNRTINLKHDIAAKHKFSLYDLETGAQIYMYGSIVGRAMSPIPEGATLTTGNVIHEASSFGSKSETFSWDAPDVSKYKNKFFKGYHRPDGQVGTANYWLVIPLVFCENRNVDVIKDAFVEELGFIKPNAYKSLVQQMTDLYKSGKKSEIENLSVEEDTLNGKSRIFKNIDGIKFLTHNGGCGGIRQDSEALCALFAGYINNPNVAGATVLSLGCQNAQPTILKEKLDKINPEFKKPVILLEQQKEGTEQHLLSQAIKKTFLAMIDADQMQREPAPLSKLTIGLECGGSDGFSGISANPAVGHASDLVVALGGKTILSEFPELCGVEQELINRCTDEVIAEKFSGLMKAYAASAEAVGSGFDMNPSPGNIKDGLITDAMKSSGAAKKGGTSPVVDVLDYTEYISKPGLNLLCTPGNDVESTTAMAGSGANVILFTTGLGTPTGNPIAPVIKISSNTTLAKKMPDIIDIDTGEVITGEKTIEEMGEEILELIIKVASGESIPKAVQLGQDDFIPWKRGVSL; encoded by the coding sequence ATGAACCATAGATTTTTGCAGATTCATCCAAAAGATAATGTATTGGTTGCTTTAACCGATTTAAAGGCCGGAGAAAGTATTCTTTTTGACAACCGCACCATCAACCTGAAGCATGACATAGCTGCCAAACACAAATTTTCACTATATGATCTTGAAACCGGCGCACAAATATATATGTATGGCTCTATAGTAGGTCGTGCCATGTCACCGATACCCGAAGGTGCTACCCTGACTACCGGCAATGTAATCCATGAAGCCAGTTCATTTGGAAGTAAATCAGAAACATTTTCCTGGGATGCACCTGATGTGTCCAAATATAAAAACAAATTTTTTAAAGGTTACCACCGACCCGATGGGCAAGTGGGAACTGCTAATTATTGGTTGGTTATTCCCCTGGTTTTCTGTGAAAACAGGAATGTCGATGTGATCAAAGATGCTTTTGTGGAAGAACTGGGATTTATCAAACCAAACGCTTATAAATCTCTTGTGCAACAAATGACCGATTTGTACAAATCAGGGAAAAAATCCGAAATTGAAAACCTTAGCGTAGAAGAAGACACCTTAAATGGAAAAAGCAGAATCTTCAAAAATATTGATGGAATTAAATTTTTGACCCATAATGGTGGTTGCGGAGGAATTCGTCAGGATTCTGAAGCACTTTGTGCCTTATTTGCCGGATATATCAATAATCCGAATGTTGCCGGGGCCACGGTATTGAGCCTTGGCTGCCAAAATGCCCAACCAACAATCTTAAAAGAAAAATTGGATAAAATCAATCCGGAATTTAAAAAGCCGGTCATTCTTTTGGAACAACAAAAAGAGGGAACAGAACAACATCTCCTATCTCAGGCCATCAAAAAGACTTTCTTGGCCATGATAGATGCCGATCAAATGCAAAGAGAACCTGCTCCTTTGAGTAAATTGACGATAGGATTGGAATGTGGTGGTTCTGATGGTTTTTCAGGTATTTCTGCCAATCCAGCTGTGGGTCATGCCTCGGATTTAGTCGTTGCATTGGGTGGAAAAACCATTCTTTCGGAATTTCCAGAGTTATGTGGAGTAGAACAGGAATTGATAAACAGGTGTACGGATGAAGTGATTGCTGAAAAATTCAGTGGTTTGATGAAAGCCTATGCTGCTTCAGCAGAAGCGGTGGGATCGGGATTCGATATGAACCCCTCACCCGGAAACATCAAAGATGGCCTGATTACCGATGCCATGAAATCCTCAGGCGCTGCCAAAAAGGGCGGCACCTCCCCTGTCGTGGATGTTTTGGATTACACGGAATATATATCAAAGCCCGGTTTAAACCTGCTTTGTACTCCGGGAAATGATGTGGAAAGCACTACCGCCATGGCAGGTTCAGGTGCTAACGTAATCTTGTTTACTACCGGGCTAGGCACCCCTACAGGCAATCCCATAGCTCCGGTCATTAAAATATCCTCCAACACGACCCTGGCGAAAAAAATGCCTGATATTATAGATATAGACACCGGGGAAGTAATCACGGGGGAAAAGACCATTGAAGAAATGGGCGAGGAAATTCTGGAACTTATTATAAAAGTGGCTTCGGGGGAATCAATTCCAAAAGCTGTACAGTTGGGCCAGGATGACTTTATCCCCTGGAAGCGCGGCGTTTCACTTTGA
- a CDS encoding sugar O-acetyltransferase — protein MNQKERMLAQLPYKAWMDGLAEEQLATKLKIYEYNLCRPDETEKIDRLIRDILGKAGTNIMILAPFRCDYGKNIEVGNNFMANYNAVILDVAKVIIGDNVMFGPNVSILTAGHPIHWESRNSGYEYGMEIHIGDNVWIGANTVVNPGVKIGKNSVIGSGSVVTKDIPENMVAVGNPCRVLKSITEMDRKYYYKNREFDVDDF, from the coding sequence ATGAATCAAAAAGAAAGAATGCTGGCCCAATTGCCATATAAAGCTTGGATGGACGGATTGGCAGAGGAACAGTTGGCCACCAAATTGAAAATTTATGAGTATAATCTCTGCCGTCCCGATGAAACTGAAAAAATCGATAGATTGATCCGGGATATATTGGGCAAAGCTGGAACAAATATTATGATTTTGGCACCATTTCGTTGTGACTATGGGAAAAATATTGAAGTTGGAAATAATTTCATGGCCAATTACAATGCTGTGATACTGGATGTGGCCAAAGTGATCATTGGTGATAATGTGATGTTTGGTCCCAATGTTTCTATTTTAACTGCGGGTCACCCCATCCACTGGGAGTCAAGAAATTCAGGATATGAATATGGCATGGAAATCCATATCGGAGATAATGTTTGGATCGGTGCCAATACAGTGGTAAATCCGGGCGTTAAAATCGGAAAAAATTCAGTAATAGGTTCAGGAAGTGTGGTGACCAAAGATATTCCGGAAAATATGGTGGCTGTAGGTAACCCTTGCCGGGTACTCAAAAGCATCACGGAGATGGACAGAAAATACTATTATAAAAACCGGGAATTTGATGTGGACGATTTTTGA
- a CDS encoding peroxiredoxin family protein: MLQKILSNIFLIGTLMIFGCEHKITPEKLFDLSKDKYLNSEYYTYQTVLIWPHPFLDEIDTFRYHLQFEKFPNQYYKYNIIGSGEKYDLVYIDNVMNDYFHLDSTAIVYTEEQMEKEGDSFKNSMFLVFGPINIFEMPDFEYQKDTSISGKIMRKYLRVDMDTLIEDIKVYKELHIYINPANSEVPLIRSMLYNNGKKQQFIDAWFENYVFEDRSPGLTYDLPVGYTTKVRGEEKTNRNLLSEGSKAPDFELQNMEGNTVSLADFKGKRVFLDFSIINCGWCKVALDEFSKPEFEFAEDVVPLYINPVDNKERLKSYLSKIDIPFPALTDAQKTGEAYGVSAYPSFFIIGKDGKIEASFAGYNPDLIEKIRKSK, encoded by the coding sequence ATGCTTCAAAAAATTCTTTCAAATATTTTCCTGATAGGGACTTTAATGATTTTTGGGTGTGAACATAAAATTACACCGGAAAAACTTTTTGATTTAAGCAAAGACAAATACCTCAATAGTGAATACTATACTTACCAAACTGTTTTGATTTGGCCACATCCTTTTTTGGATGAGATTGATACATTCAGATACCACCTTCAATTCGAAAAATTCCCAAACCAATACTATAAATACAACATTATTGGTTCCGGTGAAAAGTATGATTTAGTTTACATTGACAATGTGATGAATGATTACTTCCACCTGGATAGCACTGCCATAGTTTACACTGAGGAGCAAATGGAGAAAGAAGGGGATTCATTTAAAAACAGCATGTTTTTGGTTTTTGGGCCGATCAATATTTTTGAAATGCCTGATTTTGAATATCAAAAAGACACATCAATTTCCGGAAAAATAATGAGGAAATATTTAAGGGTGGATATGGACACATTAATTGAAGACATTAAAGTTTACAAAGAGCTTCATATTTATATCAATCCAGCGAATTCAGAAGTACCATTAATCAGATCCATGCTTTATAATAATGGGAAAAAGCAGCAGTTTATTGATGCTTGGTTTGAAAACTATGTTTTCGAAGACCGGAGTCCAGGATTGACGTATGATTTGCCGGTAGGCTATACCACCAAAGTCAGAGGAGAGGAAAAAACCAATAGAAACCTGCTTTCAGAAGGAAGTAAAGCACCTGATTTTGAATTACAGAATATGGAAGGCAATACTGTCAGTTTAGCGGACTTTAAAGGAAAAAGGGTTTTTTTGGATTTTTCCATTATCAACTGTGGTTGGTGTAAAGTGGCTTTAGATGAGTTTTCCAAACCGGAGTTTGAATTTGCTGAAGATGTGGTTCCACTGTATATCAATCCTGTTGACAATAAGGAAAGGTTGAAAAGCTATCTTAGTAAAATCGACATCCCTTTCCCTGCGTTGACTGATGCCCAAAAAACAGGGGAAGCTTATGGTGTAAGCGCCTATCCCTCATTTTTTATTATTGGAAAAGATGGGAAAATTGAAGCGTCATTTGCTGGATATAATCCTGATTTGATTGAGAAGATCAGAAAGAGTAAGTAG
- the yiaK gene encoding 3-dehydro-L-gulonate 2-dehydrogenase produces the protein MRIAYNEVTPILNEIFIKYGFSKEKADLCAELFAKASLEGVPSHGLDRVPVFLKMIRNKLVFPEKQAELKDAFGFFERWNGNLGPGMLNAFICMDRTIRLSKEFGIGMIALQNTNHWMRAGNYGWQAAAAGCIGICFTNTKPNMPAWGGSEPKLGNNPLVIAIPRKSGHIVLDMAMSQFSYGKMNTYLRAGKEMPFEAGFDHEGKLSKSPAEIIEHELALPIGLWKGAGLSLVLDMLATILSGGQSTHQVGQSGEEYGLSQVFICLDPKKLGMDTWSDEKLDGIVADFKASATFTDNEIRFPGEKIPEIRKENMENGIPVAEEVWEKILGER, from the coding sequence ATGAGAATAGCCTACAATGAAGTTACCCCGATTTTAAATGAAATTTTTATTAAATATGGTTTCTCAAAAGAAAAAGCGGATTTATGTGCGGAACTTTTTGCAAAAGCAAGTCTGGAAGGAGTCCCTTCCCATGGATTGGACAGGGTTCCGGTTTTTTTGAAAATGATCAGAAACAAACTTGTCTTTCCCGAAAAGCAGGCCGAACTTAAGGATGCTTTCGGTTTTTTTGAAAGATGGAACGGTAATTTGGGCCCAGGCATGCTGAATGCTTTTATTTGTATGGATAGGACAATTCGTTTATCCAAAGAATTTGGAATAGGAATGATTGCATTGCAGAATACCAATCATTGGATGCGGGCTGGAAATTATGGTTGGCAGGCTGCAGCGGCAGGTTGTATCGGAATTTGTTTTACAAATACGAAACCCAATATGCCCGCTTGGGGTGGAAGCGAACCAAAATTGGGGAATAATCCCTTGGTAATTGCAATACCCAGAAAGTCAGGCCATATCGTGTTGGATATGGCCATGTCTCAGTTTTCCTATGGTAAAATGAATACTTATCTCCGTGCAGGTAAAGAAATGCCTTTCGAGGCAGGATTTGATCACGAAGGAAAACTTAGCAAATCTCCTGCTGAAATCATTGAACATGAATTGGCACTTCCCATAGGACTGTGGAAAGGGGCAGGACTTTCATTGGTATTAGACATGTTGGCGACCATATTGTCAGGAGGTCAGTCAACCCATCAAGTGGGACAAAGCGGGGAAGAATACGGTCTTTCGCAGGTGTTTATCTGTTTGGATCCGAAAAAATTGGGCATGGATACTTGGTCAGATGAAAAGCTCGATGGTATTGTAGCAGACTTTAAAGCCTCAGCAACTTTTACAGACAACGAAATCCGCTTTCCCGGAGAAAAAATTCCCGAAATCAGAAAGGAAAACATGGAAAATGGAATTCCTGTAGCTGAGGAGGTATGGGAAAAGATTTTGGGGGAGCGGTGA
- a CDS encoding glycoside hydrolase family 26 protein, which produces MKTLSNFTFRFLYVIVSCFFLIGCTSLKYGKPIDSNATKETVNLYHNLAKLSKNHTLFGHQHATEYGHGWTGEENRSDVKSVTGSHPAVIGIDLMGFSGSSEDIVKKNKDNLRKIVSDTYDRGGVVTVAWHFSNPVSGGGFYWKDSISKPAVRYIIPGGESHDIYKEILDGIGEWAKSVKGNDGKLVPMIFRPYHEFDGDWFWWGKKHTSREEFISLWKFTVSYLRDSLGVNNFIYAFSPDNRYLTEEEYLERYPGDEWVDMVGMDNYGDLGRNRNSVDTAALKLKIVSDYAIKKKKLAAFTETGLESIPDTTWWTETLLKTMKKEKLRMSYVLVWRNDSRSPTHYYAPFPGQVSVPDFLKFYGDPYTIFEDDLKNIYRK; this is translated from the coding sequence ATGAAAACCCTTTCCAACTTCACCTTTCGTTTTTTATACGTCATAGTTTCCTGTTTTTTTTTGATAGGTTGCACAAGTTTGAAATATGGCAAGCCGATTGATTCAAATGCCACAAAAGAAACGGTAAACCTGTACCACAATCTTGCAAAATTATCTAAAAACCACACCTTGTTTGGCCATCAGCATGCTACTGAATATGGGCATGGCTGGACGGGGGAGGAGAACAGGTCGGATGTCAAATCGGTTACTGGTTCCCACCCTGCAGTAATTGGAATAGATTTAATGGGCTTTTCAGGGAGTTCTGAGGACATTGTCAAAAAAAACAAAGACAATCTCAGAAAAATTGTTTCGGATACATATGATAGGGGCGGTGTGGTTACAGTGGCTTGGCATTTTTCAAATCCTGTTTCAGGAGGTGGGTTTTATTGGAAGGATTCTATTTCCAAGCCAGCTGTCAGGTATATCATTCCTGGTGGTGAATCTCATGATATCTATAAAGAAATTCTGGATGGAATAGGAGAATGGGCCAAGTCTGTTAAGGGAAATGATGGGAAATTGGTGCCGATGATTTTCAGGCCTTACCACGAGTTTGACGGGGATTGGTTTTGGTGGGGCAAAAAACATACCAGCAGGGAAGAATTTATCAGTTTATGGAAATTTACCGTTTCGTACCTACGGGACTCTTTGGGAGTCAATAATTTTATATATGCCTTTTCACCTGACAACAGATATTTGACTGAAGAGGAATATCTGGAAAGGTATCCTGGTGATGAATGGGTAGATATGGTAGGGATGGATAATTACGGTGATCTGGGAAGAAACAGAAATTCTGTAGATACGGCGGCTTTAAAACTGAAAATAGTTTCGGATTATGCGATCAAAAAGAAAAAATTAGCGGCCTTTACAGAAACCGGATTGGAATCCATTCCTGATACAACCTGGTGGACAGAAACCTTACTCAAAACCATGAAGAAGGAAAAACTGAGAATGTCCTATGTTTTGGTCTGGCGAAATGATTCCAGAAGTCCAACACATTATTACGCTCCATTTCCAGGTCAGGTCAGTGTTCCGGATTTCCTTAAATTTTACGGAGATCCTTATACCATCTTTGAAGATGACCTGAAAAATATTTACAGAAAATGA
- a CDS encoding DUF1330 domain-containing protein, with translation MPALVLVEIEIHNPELYEEYKKHTLGTIQKFGGRFVVRGSKTESLEGDWNPERLVILEFPDVQTAKDWWASPEYTIAKNIRYQAANSKMLVVESQ, from the coding sequence ATGCCCGCCCTCGTCCTAGTAGAAATCGAAATCCACAATCCTGAACTTTACGAAGAGTATAAAAAACATACCTTGGGCACCATCCAAAAATTCGGAGGCCGTTTTGTAGTACGTGGTTCAAAAACCGAATCCTTGGAAGGAGATTGGAATCCTGAAAGACTCGTCATTCTTGAATTTCCGGATGTCCAAACAGCCAAAGATTGGTGGGCCTCACCGGAATATACCATTGCCAAAAACATCCGGTATCAAGCGGCAAACTCAAAGATGTTGGTGGTAGAGAGTCAATAA
- a CDS encoding VOC family protein, which produces MKFEHFALNVEFPLEMADWYVAHLGLKMVRTMETSPFMTFLADDSGTIMLEIYHNPKGAILEFGKLNPLVVHLAFVSTDPMKDKDRLLNQGAFLISDDILEDGSHLVMLRDPWGLAIQFCKRAIPMLKTQ; this is translated from the coding sequence ATGAAATTCGAGCACTTTGCACTTAACGTTGAATTCCCTTTGGAAATGGCAGACTGGTATGTGGCACACTTGGGACTGAAGATGGTGAGGACTATGGAAACTTCACCTTTTATGACTTTTTTGGCAGATGATAGCGGCACTATCATGCTAGAAATCTACCACAATCCCAAAGGTGCAATCTTGGAGTTTGGAAAGTTGAATCCCTTGGTCGTCCACCTGGCTTTTGTGTCAACAGATCCAATGAAAGATAAAGACAGGCTGCTCAATCAGGGTGCCTTCTTGATATCTGATGATATTTTGGAGGATGGGTCTCACTTGGTCATGTTGAGAGATCCTTGGGGTTTGGCGATCCAGTTTTGTAAAAGGGCCATACCCATGTTGAAGACCCAATAA
- a CDS encoding LacI family DNA-binding transcriptional regulator — MKKGKATIHDIAEKLNITASTVSRALNDSPRISENTKKLVIKMAKHLNYQPNHIASALRSGKSKLIGVVVPTANRNFFSSVVRGIEEIANNLDYKVIISQSYDSYKKEVDTVEALLNARVDGIIASIAKNTENFDHFQKVLDKGIPLVLFDRITNELEVSQVVIDDYLGAYQVVDHLIKGGCKKIVHFTSPKKISIYKDRMRGYEDALKDHGISFNAELIEESNLQLEDGRNSMENIIKKGISFDAVFSSSDYAAMGAMQILKEKGFKIPEQVMLAGFGNEPFTSFTDPPITTVDQKSIPMGHVTAETFFALIKNGKKDEVPQKTVLKPELIVRKSTQKN, encoded by the coding sequence ATGAAAAAAGGAAAAGCAACCATACATGACATAGCGGAAAAGCTGAACATAACTGCCTCAACGGTTTCAAGGGCATTAAATGATAGTCCACGAATTTCTGAGAACACCAAAAAATTGGTCATTAAGATGGCTAAACATCTTAATTATCAACCAAATCATATCGCTTCGGCCTTAAGAAGTGGGAAAAGTAAATTAATTGGGGTGGTTGTTCCAACTGCCAATAGGAATTTCTTTTCATCAGTCGTCAGGGGCATTGAAGAAATTGCCAATAATCTCGATTATAAGGTTATTATTTCCCAATCCTATGATAGCTATAAAAAGGAAGTTGACACGGTTGAAGCCTTGCTGAATGCACGTGTTGATGGGATTATCGCTTCCATAGCCAAAAACACTGAAAATTTTGATCATTTTCAAAAAGTACTTGACAAAGGGATCCCTTTAGTTCTATTTGACCGAATCACCAATGAACTCGAAGTCAGTCAGGTGGTCATTGATGATTACCTTGGTGCTTATCAAGTTGTGGATCATCTGATCAAAGGGGGTTGTAAAAAGATAGTGCATTTTACAAGTCCCAAAAAGATCAGTATTTACAAAGATAGAATGCGTGGATACGAGGATGCCTTAAAAGATCATGGCATTTCATTTAACGCTGAATTGATTGAAGAAAGCAATTTGCAATTAGAAGATGGCAGGAATAGTATGGAAAATATTATCAAAAAAGGAATATCCTTTGATGCTGTTTTTTCCAGTTCCGATTATGCAGCTATGGGGGCAATGCAGATACTCAAAGAGAAAGGATTTAAAATTCCCGAACAAGTGATGCTAGCTGGTTTTGGTAACGAACCTTTCACATCATTTACAGACCCCCCTATCACCACGGTAGATCAAAAAAGTATTCCCATGGGACATGTCACCGCGGAAACATTTTTTGCATTGATAAAGAATGGCAAAAAAGATGAAGTTCCACAAAAAACAGTTTTAAAGCCTGAACTGATTGTCAGGAAATCAACTCAAAAAAACTAA
- a CDS encoding glucuronate isomerase, translated as MLYHDYSSKQPIIDYHCHLSPNDIATNRKI; from the coding sequence TTGCTTTATCATGATTACTCATCGAAGCAGCCCATCATTGATTACCATTGCCATCTTTCTCCAAATGACATTGCTACCAACAGGAAAATTTAA